TGATCCAGAGCTCAGAATTCATTTCCTTTTCAGCAGGTCTAATGGGTTTTTACGTATTTTTTACCAAGTTAGAAGACCATAGCAAATTGATTTCTTGACCTGTTAAAACTTCTTGATTTTATTGGTTCTTAGCCATTGTGCTCTGAAAAGTTTCATGCTTACTTCGTCAGAAAGAATCTATCAATTTTCTCACTCGTGGGACCCTGAGCCTCTTGTCTATGAATTCCCTTTTTTTGTGCTGTTGAACCTTTTGTCATTGCTGTCATGCAGGTTGGTGATGGAACAACTACTGTTGTGCTACTGGCAGCGGAGTTTTTGAAGGAGGCCAAACCTTTTATAGAGGATGGAGTCCACTCTCAAAATTTGATACGGAGTTACAGGACAGCTGGAAATTTGGTATTGGAGTTTGTCCATCTATTTTCCCATAGTGAGATGTTACACTCATGGCCATGCATCTTTAACATTGTGTTTCATGTTATAGGCAATCTCGAAGGTAAGAGAACTAGCTGTTAGCATAGAAGGGAAAAGTttagaagaaaagaagagcTTACTGGCTAAATGTGCTGCAACAACACTCTCATCAAAACTCATTGGTGGAGAGAAGGATTTCTTTGCTTCAATGGTAGTGGATGCTGTCATTGCTATTGGGAATGAAGATAGACTGAATATGATTGGAATCAAGAAGGTGGATATAACTGtttggaactttttttttttaaaagttgcgTTGTGTCTGTGCATGTGTTATACTACATTGTACTTGCATGTAATTGAGAAATTCTAATCTTTATTGCAAATATGCGCACCAGTTTGGATAGTTGTGGTAATGTGCTATGACAATTTTCAATATGAGGCACAATTTGGTGTAAATTGATCTGAtcatacttttcttttttcaagctGAAAACTATTATTGAAAATATGGCTAATGTATTTCAAAGATGCAGTGCCTTGGCCCATCAAGTTTTTTCTTAACCTCTTTACTTACATAAATACATTGCACGTGTACTCTACTTTTAATTGTGTGTTGAACATGGCTTTATATAAAAAAGGATCCATGGCTGCTTATTTGGTTTCAAGCATAGAAGTCAAATATGCGGTGTGTAGTGCCTTTGTGTGATAAGTATGATCTATGAGAATGACAATGATGGCCCTTCTTACACtgtcttgcttttatttgattgatGAATAATGTGACAATGTGACCCGTCAAGAAGACAGTGAGAGAAACGTCTTCTGAAATAATTTCACTGATAGATATGCTATGCGGTTGAACTTCATATTTACCAAGTCTAAATTGTACTCTCTTTTTTAAGGTTCATTTCCCCCCTCCTGCTCTTACATTCACATGGTTGCGTGCCCCTCGTTTACAAAATTGGATGCATATATGAATTTTTGCTAAATATCTGGTTTCAGGATTGTCATAGTGCATTGTTTCTCTTCTGAACTCAGTattgttgaaattttattttatcatagTGTATTGtatcagtggtagagttgcaaaggtgcaatctagaggtcaccggttcaattattggaaacaacctctccacatattatgtgggggtaatgTCTGCGTAGATCTTGTTTATCCCCGACCCCACCCACATACCTTTTCCTTTGCCAGGATGCATGCATTTCTACATCATACCTCAGTTAGTCACCTTATTTGGTTGAAATGATCTCCTATATAATGGAAAAATTGATTGCCTTTGCAGGTTCCAGGTGGTAATATGAGAGACTCTTTCTTGGTCAATGGTGTTGCCTTCAAAAAGACCTTTTCTTATGCGGGTTTCGAGCAGCAACCAAAGAAATTTTTAAACCCCAAGATACTTTTGCTCAACATAGAATTGGAGCTTAAATCTGAGAAAGAAAATGCTGAAATAAGGTAAAACAATATTGATATCTTTTCAAAATAGATCTAGTCCGCGTGCGGTAAAATTTAGACCTACTTTTCTTCTATTGTATGCTGCAGGCTGTCAGATCCATCTCAGTATCAGTCAATTGTAGATGCAGAATGGAATATCATCTACGATAAATTGGATAAATGTGTGCAGAGTGGAGCAAAAGTTGTTCTTTCACGTCTAGCTATTGGTGATCTAGCTACGCAGGTGGCTAATTACCCTAGATAAAAGCATTTATCTCGATTTTCATTCCTCAATTTAAGTAATTTATTGCATTTGATCAAAATTTATAAGTTAACTACCTCTCTGGCGGTGTGTTTCTTGTGCTTATGCAAAATGATACCTTGAATTGGTTGATAGTATTGACAGGTAGAGTCAGCATTGAAAGAATGAGGGCCATTTTCCTCTCAGGAGTGATGGTTTCTGTTactttttgatttgtttggggCTATAAAATGTCAATTAAACTTCATCTTGCTGTAAATGTGTCTACATTTATGTTTTTACACTGGTAAAGAATGATGGatactaattaaaatttaactCCATTTTGTCTTCTTTCCTCCCTGACTACCACTAAGGGGTTTATAACAAGGTTTTTTTTAAACAGTATTTTGCAGATAGAGATATCTTCTGTGCTGGTCGTGTGGCAGAAGAAGATCTGCAACGGGTTGGTGCTGCGACCGGTGGCACGGTGCAAACTACTGTCAATAATGTAATTGATGAGGTAATACAGTATTTCTTTGTGTTGGAGTGAAGAAtccttcatttttaaaatttatttgttgTATTTATCCTGAAGGCCTATGTTTGTTCCTTTTCAAAGTAAGCTGATGCTGTGTCACTTTTATTGAAGGTTCTTGGAACCTGTGAGCTTTTCGAGGAAAGACAAGTTGGAAATGAGAGGTTCAATATATTTAGTGGATGTCCATCTGGAAGGACAGCTACAATAGTTCTTCGTGGTGGAGCTGATCAGGTTTGTCTGCTTCATTAAGTTCATGAATAATTTGCATGTTGAGATTTATGCTGACCTTCTTTTATTTAACTGACAGTTCATTGAAGAAGCTGAGCGGAGCTTACATGATGCAATCATGATTGTTAGAAGAGCTATGAAGAACTCAACTGTGGTTGCTGGTGGTGGTGCTATAGATGTATGATTTGTTTGTGACTGTTCACATTTTTTCAAGTATGTTTGGACTTTCTAGGCTCTGGTAATTAATATGTTCTTGTTGTAGATGGAAATAAGTCGATACTTGAGGCAGTACGCTCGCGATATAGCTGGGAAGTCTCAGCTATTTATTAACTCTTATGCAAAAGCTCTCGAGGTAGATGTTATTACCCTTTTTTTAATTCTACTAGAGctgtttgtttttcatttttttattcattagtTGACCAAATGTTAGGTGACATAATATGTATAATGTTGGTGTTCTTGGCTTAAATCTATATTGCAGTATTGGCTTCAAGTTAAATGCTTGCTAGGCCTTTTTATGATCAATGTCTGAAGGCATCACTGTGTACCTTTTTCTTCATGCTGCAGATAATCCCACGACAACTTTGTGACAATGCTGGATTTGATGCTACTGATGTGCTGAACAAATTGAGACAAAAACATGCACATCCATCTGGTGTGTTttttatgattatgattgttaTTCTTCTATGCCTGCTATATCAATATAAGTAGATGACTTAATTGCTCATCCATATATCCTGTTACTAGAAAGACAATTAAACAAGTATGTctgttttgttcttttaataATTGCTGTTTTTGATAAGTTACTAACCTTAAAGTGGTTATTGGTTATTACTTAACAATCTGGGGTTTCAAACAGGTGATGGTGCACCTTATGGAGTGGATATTAACACTGGTGGAATTGCAGATTCTTTTGCTAACTTTGTCTGGGAGCCTGCAGTTGTAAAGGTGGCATTCAAAATACAAATCTTACAATATCGCCTGCATTTTTTTTGCTGCTATTGATTCCATATGCAGTATGTGTGATGACTGAATCCTTTGGTTGCAGATAAATGCTTTAAATGCAGCTACAGAGGCTGCTTGCCTCGTTTTAAGTGTGGACGAGACTGTAAAGAACCCCAAGGTAATAAGAGCATATTTTGTTGAGAATAAGATGCCATCTGCCAATGAGTTTCTCAGCTGCATTTGCTACAAATTTTCCACGGGCTAAACGTCTTCTATTAGGGTTTAAACTATAACCTAATAAAGTCTTCTCAGGTGTTGAAAATAACTCCTTCAGTGATAAAATGTCTAAAATATTGCTTAGTTGCTCAATGGTATGGATAATTGCATTGCAAACCAATTGAAGTATCCAAGGTTGATCTGCCGGTGTATTGAAATTTTAGATACAAATATATTAGGTGTATTTGTCCCCCTGTGTTTCAAACTTGTATGTTTCATTCACCTCTACATATCACCCTGCTTTACAGCGTCGATAGTAGAACTAGGTTTATTAAAAGCTTCCGGTTTTCCAGTCAAAACCTGTGGTTTTCGGTTGGCTTAAGTGTGAGTCAGGTTCATCTTCTTGAGCTCTAGATTACCTGGCGTAAATTATATGATGCTTGGTCAGCGTGAGTTGACCACCCCATTCACACATCTGATCTATGCTTAAACTTTGCATTGCATTACTTCTGTTGACATGGATAAATCAAATATGTGAGGAACTAAGAAATTTAATTACCTAACGTTTAAAACTAAGGATTACTGGATAAGCAAATTCGCGAGTCTGTAGTTCAATAATTAAGACTTTTAAGGGGGACTTACCTAGCTGAAATAAGTCGAGTTCTTCTGGATAGGGAGTTCTATGGATATATAACACATTAGCTACTCACCGGCTTATTCATGCATTTGTTTATCGTGTAATAATTGCTTGTAATTGTTCTGTGCTACACAGTCTGAAAGTGCTCAAGGAGAAGCTGCTGCAAGTGCCATGGGTGGTAGAGGACGGGGAGGAGCTTTCCGTGGTCGTGGACGCGGCATGCGTAGGCGATGAGCTCACCAGATATCGAATTTTTGAAACAGTTATTTGCTTTGTCAAGCTAAGATTAAATGGAAGATTTTGTTTAGTTGAGATTCTGAAATGCTGAAGTCAAGGGTTatcgcttttttttttatttttttgttagtgGGGTGTTTTATTAAGTTGTATTACCTTGTGAGTTCCATTGTCAGCATGCCTGCTTTATATCGTGTATTTAAATGACATCGCATTGACAGTGTATTACCTTGTGAGTTCCAATGTTCCATTGTCAACCTTGCTGCTGCTTGTCAAAGAAAAAAGCCTAACAGCTTAATTAGGTCCAAGAGTTGGATTGACAGATTAATAACCATTCGATGGTGATTGAATCGGACGGCTGAGATAACGGGAGTAGATGTCATGGCACGGAAGCCCGAAGGAACCGTAGGGTTTAGTTATTAGTTATTACTGATAGTGGGCCGAGTCTGAGTAGTGGCTGGGCTTGCTTTTGGATTTGGCTACCTCTGGCGTCTCAGCAGGCCAATACGTTTCAGTGGGCCTACAATGAAAAATGGGCCTGAAATCAGAAGACTTTGTAAAACGAGATCCTACGTTTACTCCTcgatctcctccttcaaaatcGCTCTCTACCccaatataaataaatttcattTCATCGCCCAATTCCCTCCAAAACAGTCCAATGTCAGACGACACAACCACCTCAGAAACGACGGCCACCACCTTCGAGTCGCCACCGTCTGATTCTCTCTCCAAACCCCAATTGGCCATCCAGTCACTCTCCTCCATCCTCACCACcatccctccctctctctccacCACTCAGAACCCTTCCCGCTCCCTCCTCCACGACCCCGACGTCTCCTCCCAAATTTCCACCCTCCTTCGCCTCCCAAACTCCGGTGCCGGCGAAAACAACCTCTGCCGCTGGTTCTACGACACTTTCCAATCCACTGACCCCGATCTCCAACTCGTCGTCCTCCGATTCCTCCCAATCATCGCCGGCCTTTACCTCTCCCGCGTCTCTCACCGGAAACCCCTCGCCGGTTTCGAAGCCATCTTATTAGCCCTTTACGCCCACGAAACCACGACCCGAGGCGATCAACCCGTAACCGTAAACATACCAGATTTATCAAACCCTAGTATTTATCATGAATCAAAAGCCCCAGTCAAAAACAACTCAACAGGATTGAATCTAACGGTTATATCCCCAATTTTGGAGCGCTATGGAACTGTAAGGTCCACCAGGAGGGCTGGGATCGTAGGGGTTGCATTGGAATTGTATTACAGCAAAATCTTTCTGATGCCTGTGGAATCCAAAATCGATTTCTGTGAGTTCTGTGA
This genomic stretch from Tripterygium wilfordii isolate XIE 37 chromosome 22, ASM1340144v1, whole genome shotgun sequence harbors:
- the LOC119992085 gene encoding T-complex protein 1 subunit eta, giving the protein MAAMMQPQIILLKEGTDTSQGKAQLVSNINACTAVADVVRTTLGPRGMDKLIHDDKGNVTISNDGATIMKLLDIVHPAAKILVDIAKSQDSEVGDGTTTVVLLAAEFLKEAKPFIEDGVHSQNLIRSYRTAGNLAISKVRELAVSIEGKSLEEKKSLLAKCAATTLSSKLIGGEKDFFASMVVDAVIAIGNEDRLNMIGIKKVPGGNMRDSFLVNGVAFKKTFSYAGFEQQPKKFLNPKILLLNIELELKSEKENAEIRLSDPSQYQSIVDAEWNIIYDKLDKCVQSGAKVVLSRLAIGDLATQYFADRDIFCAGRVAEEDLQRVGAATGGTVQTTVNNVIDEVLGTCELFEERQVGNERFNIFSGCPSGRTATIVLRGGADQFIEEAERSLHDAIMIVRRAMKNSTVVAGGGAIDMEISRYLRQYARDIAGKSQLFINSYAKALEIIPRQLCDNAGFDATDVLNKLRQKHAHPSGDGAPYGVDINTGGIADSFANFVWEPAVVKINALNAATEAACLVLSVDETVKNPKSESAQGEAAASAMGGRGRGGAFRGRGRGMRRR
- the LOC119992086 gene encoding uncharacterized protein LOC119992086; its protein translation is MSDDTTTSETTATTFESPPSDSLSKPQLAIQSLSSILTTIPPSLSTTQNPSRSLLHDPDVSSQISTLLRLPNSGAGENNLCRWFYDTFQSTDPDLQLVVLRFLPIIAGLYLSRVSHRKPLAGFEAILLALYAHETTTRGDQPVTVNIPDLSNPSIYHESKAPVKNNSTGLNLTVISPILERYGTVRSTRRAGIVGVALELYYSKIFLMPVESKIDFCEFCEIWAGQDGEMYKEDSADDCENEDVEKEKKGKEKKGGRIPLPWELLQPILRILGHCLLGPNKDKALFGAASGACRSLYARCLHDINPKAILAIGSLLRLGKIAMDDKSTVDYTEIPLADVITI